Part of the Thermus aquaticus genome, ACCCCCAGGCTAACCTCTCCGCCTGGTTGGGACATGAGGAGGTTCCAGAAGAGGAAACCGCCCTCGCCGTGTTCGAAGGTCGAGCCACCCCTCAGCCCAAGGAAGTTCTGCCCAACCTCCACCTTCTCCCCGCCCAGGTGGAGTTGGCCCGGGCCGAGGTTCTCCTCTCCCGCGAGCCCCACAACGCCTTTGCCCTCCGGGGAGCGCTAAACGAGCTTCGGGAGGTCTACGACCTCATCCTCGTGGACTCGCTTCCCTCCCTGGGCTCTCTGGCGGTGGCCGCTGCCTTGGCTGGGGACGGGCTTGTCGTTCCCGTGGAGCTTTCCCGGAAGGGGGCCCAGGCCTTGCGCACCGTGGTCCAGGTGGCCCGCGGCTATGGGATTTCCCTTCAGCGGATGCGCCTTTGGGCGGGTCGGAGCTTCGTGCGCCTGGTGGTTCCCACCCATGCGGAGGGCACCGCCCGGGACCGGGAGGCCCTGCAGGCCCTCGAGGAGGCCCTGAGCGGAGCTGTGCCCGTGGCCCCACCCCTGACCAGGAGGCCCGCCGTGTACCGGGAGGCTCAGGCTAAGGGCGTACCCGTTCAGCTGGTAGGGGGAGATGAGGTGATCCGAGAGTTCAAGGCCCTTGGCGACCTCGTGGAGGAGACGCTTCTGCGGGAGGAGGTGGCGGCGTGAAGCGCAACCCCATCAGCCCCTTTCTACCTCCTGATCTGGCCCGGGCCCTGGACCTCTCCGAGGTAGGGGGCGGGCGCCTCCTCCCCCTCGAGGCCCTCTCCCCCCGTCCCCAGCCCCGGCGCCGCTTCGAGGAAGCCTCCCTGAAGGCCCTGGCGGAGTCCGTCCGGGCGCACGGGGTTCTGGAGCCCCTCCTGGTGCGGCCCTTGGGGGACGGGAAGTACGCCATCGTGGCCGGGGAGAGGCGGTACCGGGCCGCGAGGATGGCGGGGCTTTCCGAGGTCCCGGTGCGGGTGGTGGAGCTCTCCGAAAAGGAGGCGAAGCTTTTCGCCCTGGTGGAGAACCTTCAGCGGGAGGACCTGAACCCCTACGAGGAGACCCTGGGGGTCCTGGACCTCCTGTCGGAAGACTTGGGGAGGCCCGTGGAGGAGGTGGTGGCCCTGCTCCACCGGATGCGGGACGAGGCGAGGAGGAAAGTTCCCCAAAACGTTTTGGGGAGCCTCGAGGCCCGGAGGGTGGAGGAGGTCTTCCGGGCCCTGGGCCGCATGGGTTGGGAGTCCTTCGTCCAGGCCCGCCTCCCCCTCCTCAACCTCCCCGAGAACCTCAAGGCGGCCCTGGAGGAGGGGTCCATCCCCTACACCGCCGCCCTGGAGCTCAAGAAGGTGAAGGACGAGTCCTCGCGGAAGGCCCTCCTGGAGGAGGCGAGGGCGGGCCTCTCCCTGCGGGACCTGAAGGCCCGGGTGCGGGAGCTTTTGCAGAAGGAGAAGGCCCCCAAGCCCTGGCACCGGGAGGTGGGGGAGAGGCTCTTGCGGCTGGACCTCGAGGCCCTGCTCCCTGAAAAGCGGGCCAGGGTAGAAGCGCTCTTAGCGGAGCTCAAGGAACTGCTTGGTTAGGTGCGGTTTTTCTCTAGGAGGCGGGGGCGAAGGTGGAGGCGCAAGGTCAGCTGAGCCAAGGTCTGGTGGAGGAAGTGAGGAGCCAACTCAAGGAGGGTCCTGAGCAGGAGCAGGTGGTGGGCCCCTTAGTGCAGTATCTCCTTACCAAAGGCTATAAACTTGAGCAGATCCGCTTCGGCAAGAGGGAGTGGCGGGTGCCCAAGAGCCCCTCGGAGGCCCACAAGCGGGAGAAGGGGAGAAGCTATGAGGGTTTCCCCGTTGACATCGCTATCTTTGACACCTCTACGGAGGATCCTTCTCTTCCTCGCATCGTTATTGAGACCAAACAACCCAAGGAGGAAGCCGGGATCTCTCAACTGCAGGCTTACATGTCCCTGGAACCTTCTGTAGAGCTTGGAATCTGGACCAACTCCGCTGACCCTTCCGCTCCCGCCCTTTTCCTCTACCGTGGAGAGGCGCATCCTAGGCGCAAGCTGGTCAAGGACATCCCCTCTCCCGGGGACCCGATAGTGCCTGACCGCGTACCTCTTCGGTACAAGGACTTGACCGTTCCTAGCCAGGACGTCTTGAGAAAACTCTTCTCCGACCTCATGGACCGCTTGGCCTCCGAAGACGCTAACGTGGTCCGTCCTGATGACCGCCTGAGCGAGCTTTGCAACCTCATCCTTTTGAAGCTGGATGGCGACAGGAGAGCCAAGGCCGAAGGAGAGGAGGCGGAGGTGCGCTGGCGGGCCCTCTCCACTCCCGAGGACACCGCGCGGATGATCCGGGAGTGGTTCCGCAACTTTACCCGGGTCTACCCCGAGCTCTTCACCAGCGAGGAGGAGCGGACGCTGAGGCTGACGGACCGTTCTATCCACCTGGTGGTGGAGGCTTTGGAGGGGTACCGCCTCATCGAGGCGGGAAGCGAGGCGGTGGCCCAGGCCTTCCAGGTGCTCCGGACGGAGGCCCTGCGCTCGGCGGACGGCCAGTTCTTCACCCCCCAGTCGGTCATCAAAGCGGGCGTGGTCCTTACGGAGGTGGAGTGGGACGACTTGGTGATCGATCCAGCTTGCGGTACTGGGGGCTTTTTGATCGAGGCCTTCTTCAACCTGGTGGAGAAAGCGAAGGGAGACCCCACTCAAGCGGTCCGCTGGGCCCAGACCCACCTCTACGGGGTGGACAAGGACCACGTGGCCGTCAAGTTGGCCAAGGCGGTCATGCAGATCGGTGGGGACGGCTCGGCCCATATCTTCCGGGGAGACTCCATCAGGAGGCACGAGTGGCCCAAGAGCTTTCCTCACCTGCAGTCCGAACTGCAGGAGGGGCGCTTTGACCTGGTGCTCACCAACCCTCCCTTCGGTAAGGACCTGGTAGTAAGCAGAGAAGACCTCGCCCAAAGCGGCTTTTCTATCCACCTGGCGGATGGGGGCTCTATGAAGAAGGTTCCCATAGGCCTGGTCTTCCTGGAGCTCGCCTACTGGCTCCTAAAGCCTGGAGGGCGTGTGGGGATCGTTCTTCCCGAAACCTACTTCTTCAGCCGCTCCTACCGCTGGGTGATGGACTGGCTCCGCCCCCGCCTTCGCCCCCTGGTGGTGGCCAATATCCCTATGGAGGCCTTTCAGCAATATGCCAGGGCTAAGACTAGCTTTTTCGTCTTTGAGAAGCTCGCAAGCGAGCCCGACCTCGAGGCCCCTGTCCTCTTCCTCAACCCCCACACCTGTGGCATAGGCCCTGACGGGAAGGACATCCCCGACAACGAGCTCTGGGAGCACGTGCTCTTGAGCAAGAAAGGCGAGCTTCCCCCTGGAGCCGTTCAGGTGAGGCTTGGGGAGGTGTATCGGCGAGGGGTGCTCGTCCCCCGCTACTACGACCCCAGGTACGAAGAGCCCCTAAACCGCCTTCTGGAGGAAAAGGGCCTCGAGGGGGTGAGCCTGGGAGAGCTGGTGGAGAGAGGCTTCCTGGAGTAC contains:
- a CDS encoding ParA family protein, producing MARVKLKPLALWARERGLPYSTAHKMLREGKIQAERVGEWWMVREEVPEEGPAQGRVLTLFTHAGGAGKTSLTRDLGYEMASRGKRVLLVDMDPQANLSAWLGHEEVPEEETALAVFEGRATPQPKEVLPNLHLLPAQVELARAEVLLSREPHNAFALRGALNELREVYDLILVDSLPSLGSLAVAAALAGDGLVVPVELSRKGAQALRTVVQVARGYGISLQRMRLWAGRSFVRLVVPTHAEGTARDREALQALEEALSGAVPVAPPLTRRPAVYREAQAKGVPVQLVGGDEVIREFKALGDLVEETLLREEVAA
- a CDS encoding ParB/RepB/Spo0J family partition protein, translated to MARALDLSEVGGGRLLPLEALSPRPQPRRRFEEASLKALAESVRAHGVLEPLLVRPLGDGKYAIVAGERRYRAARMAGLSEVPVRVVELSEKEAKLFALVENLQREDLNPYEETLGVLDLLSEDLGRPVEEVVALLHRMRDEARRKVPQNVLGSLEARRVEEVFRALGRMGWESFVQARLPLLNLPENLKAALEEGSIPYTAALELKKVKDESSRKALLEEARAGLSLRDLKARVRELLQKEKAPKPWHREVGERLLRLDLEALLPEKRARVEALLAELKELLG
- a CDS encoding HsdM family class I SAM-dependent methyltransferase; this encodes MTVPSQDVLRKLFSDLMDRLASEDANVVRPDDRLSELCNLILLKLDGDRRAKAEGEEAEVRWRALSTPEDTARMIREWFRNFTRVYPELFTSEEERTLRLTDRSIHLVVEALEGYRLIEAGSEAVAQAFQVLRTEALRSADGQFFTPQSVIKAGVVLTEVEWDDLVIDPACGTGGFLIEAFFNLVEKAKGDPTQAVRWAQTHLYGVDKDHVAVKLAKAVMQIGGDGSAHIFRGDSIRRHEWPKSFPHLQSELQEGRFDLVLTNPPFGKDLVVSREDLAQSGFSIHLADGGSMKKVPIGLVFLELAYWLLKPGGRVGIVLPETYFFSRSYRWVMDWLRPRLRPLVVANIPMEAFQQYARAKTSFFVFEKLASEPDLEAPVLFLNPHTCGIGPDGKDIPDNELWEHVLLSKKGELPPGAVQVRLGEVYRRGVLVPRYYDPRYEEPLNRLLEEKGLEGVSLGELVERGFLEYRFGHGSPDRLNRRGEVPYIKVSDLRAGRVNVNPTNLVPREVARRLWRGEESGLRAWDLLTPIRASSNIGEFAVLLPGEEERVLTKEVLVLRSTEEGEREGYTPFYLFWALSLRAVRESWRRVTLMQTNREDVGDYWKEVRIPKPKSPSWAEEVSRPVREYLEGLVQAQRGLLGLRAQEEEGFTFVPFLRPPSVGDKESENNPGGNTST